A DNA window from Allokutzneria albata contains the following coding sequences:
- a CDS encoding cytochrome P450, translating into MSANTSARALPLRTPGCPYRPAPEIADLAPVEKVLCPTGIEAWLVTGYDDVREVLGDPARFSSASGQFGHVLANQPPDAPLTEGAFHRMDGADHLRFRRLLAPAISTPKRIEQFRAGVERVVHERLDALATSGPPVDLHVEFSHAVTTAVLADLLAVPAELFQKAAQTLFDSEVDRASLIAVMAEVVGYVTEVVQARRAAPGDDVVSVLIERGGELNDTELVNMIVGLVLAGLDTMATAISYAVVLLLNHPQDYAALGEDPGLVPGAVEELLRYTSNGSGTLRVAAVDTELAEVPIAAGEYVIAAAHAANFDPRRFTEPDRLDIRRGRNPHIGFGHGPHQCVAQQLARLEMVAALGALTRRVPTLRLAVPFEEIEFKYQTPMGGPARLPVTWDRIEGDLR; encoded by the coding sequence GTGTCTGCGAACACGAGTGCCCGCGCGCTGCCGCTGCGCACACCGGGCTGCCCCTACCGCCCGGCGCCCGAGATCGCCGACCTCGCCCCGGTGGAGAAGGTCCTGTGCCCGACGGGGATCGAAGCCTGGCTGGTCACCGGGTACGACGACGTGCGCGAAGTGCTCGGCGATCCGGCCCGCTTCAGCAGCGCCTCCGGGCAGTTCGGCCACGTGCTGGCGAACCAGCCGCCGGACGCCCCGCTGACCGAGGGCGCCTTCCACCGCATGGACGGCGCCGACCACCTGCGGTTCCGGCGGCTGCTGGCCCCGGCGATCTCCACACCGAAGCGGATCGAGCAGTTCCGCGCCGGGGTCGAGCGCGTCGTGCACGAGCGCCTGGACGCCCTCGCCACGAGCGGCCCGCCAGTGGACCTGCACGTCGAGTTCTCCCACGCGGTCACCACGGCCGTGCTGGCCGACCTGCTCGCCGTGCCCGCCGAGCTGTTCCAGAAGGCCGCGCAGACGCTCTTCGACAGCGAGGTCGACCGCGCGTCGCTCATCGCCGTGATGGCCGAGGTCGTCGGCTACGTCACGGAGGTGGTCCAGGCCCGCCGCGCCGCACCGGGAGACGACGTGGTCAGCGTGCTGATCGAGCGCGGCGGGGAGCTCAACGACACGGAGCTGGTCAACATGATCGTCGGCCTTGTGCTCGCCGGGCTGGACACCATGGCCACCGCGATCAGCTACGCGGTCGTGCTGCTGCTGAACCACCCCCAGGACTACGCCGCTCTCGGCGAGGACCCCGGCCTGGTACCGGGTGCGGTGGAGGAGCTGCTGCGCTACACCTCCAACGGCAGCGGCACCCTGCGGGTGGCGGCCGTGGACACCGAGCTGGCCGAGGTGCCGATCGCGGCGGGCGAGTACGTGATCGCCGCGGCGCACGCCGCCAACTTCGACCCGCGCCGCTTCACCGAACCGGACCGCCTGGACATCCGGCGCGGGCGGAATCCGCACATCGGCTTCGGTCACGGCCCGCACCAGTGCGTCGCCCAGCAGCTGGCCCGGCTGGAGATGGTGGCCGCGCTGGGCGCGCTGACCAGGCGCGTGCCGACGCTGCGGCTGGCCGTGCCGTTCGAGGAGATCGAGTTCAAGTACCAGACGCCGATGGGCGGCCCGGCGCGGCTGCCCGTCACCTGGGACCGCATCGAGGGGGACCTCCGGTGA